From the genome of Tachysurus vachellii isolate PV-2020 chromosome 2, HZAU_Pvac_v1, whole genome shotgun sequence, one region includes:
- the dctn6 gene encoding dynactin subunit 6 has protein sequence MADPKQANQKSIKIAAGAVVCVESDIRGDVTIGPRTVIHPKARIIADGGPIIIGEGNLIEEQALIVNSYPENIMPGTEDYEPKTMTIGTNNVFEVGCVSQAMKIGDNNVIESKAEVGRNVILTSGCIIGACCRLNTCEEIPENTVIYSSTCMRRVQTERPQPQTLQLDFLMKILPNYHHLKKTQKINPTPART, from the exons CATTAAAATAGCTGCTGgtgcagtggtgtgtgttgagAGTGATATCAGAGGAGATGTCACCATTG GGCCGAGGACCGTGATCCACCCGAAAGCCCGGATTATTGCAGATGGTGGTCCGATCATCATAGGAGAAGGCAACCTGATAGAAGAACAAGCGCTCATCGTAAACAG tTATCCTGAAAACATCATGCCTGGCACAGAGGATTATGAACCCAAGACCATGACAATAGGCACCAACAATGTTTTCGAAGTCGGCTGCG TCTCCCAAGCGATGAAAATTGGGGACAACAACGTAATTGAGTCGAAAG CTGAAGTGGGCCGTAACGTGATCCTGACGAGCGGCTGCATCATCGGCGCATGCTGTCGGCTCAACACGTGTGAGGAGATTCCAGAGAACACGGTCATCTACAGCTCCACTTGCATGAGGAGAGTACAGACCGAGAGACCTCAG CCCCAGACTCTGCAGCTGGACTTCCTGATGAAGATTTTACCCAACTATCATCATCTGAAGAAGACGCAGAAGATTAACCCGACTCCCGCCCGCACTTGA
- the rbpms gene encoding RNA-binding protein with multiple splicing → MNSQVENETNDYSNGPEEEVRTLFVSGLPLDIKPRELYLLFRPFKGYEGSLIKLTSKQPVGFVSFDSRSEAEAAKNALNGVRFDPEIPQTLRLEFAKANTKMAKSKLVGTPNPPPSQQSPGPPFLRDAYELTVPGLYPSNPDVWASYPLYPADLSHTLAPAFTYPSSLHTQIRWLPPADAQGWKSRQFC, encoded by the exons atgaacagCCAAGTGGAAAACGAGACAAACGACTACAGCAACGGCCCTGAGGAAGAG GTCCGGACTCTGTTCGTCAGTGGTTTGCCGTTGGACATCAAACCCCGTGAGCTTTACCTGCTGTTTAGGCCATTTAAG ggatATGAAGGTTCGCTGATCAAACTTACATCAAAACAG CCAGTTGGCTTTGTGAGCTTCGACAGCAGATCAGAGGCTGAAGCTGCCAAGAACGCCCTGAAT GGAGTTCGTTTCGACCCAGAGATTCCCCAGACGTTACGCCTGGAGTTCGCCAAAGCCAACACCAAGATGGCCAAGAGCAAACTGGTAGGGACACCCAACCCCCCTCCATCTCAGCAGAGCCCTGGCCCACCCTTCCTCAGGGATGCTt ACGAGCTCACGGTTCCTGGTCTGTATCCTAGCAACCCTGACGTGTGGGCATCATACCCGTTGTACCCTGCTGACCTATCACACACCCTTGCGCCCGCTTTCACCTACCCCTCCTCCCTACACactcag ATACGTTGGCTCCCTCCAGCAGACGCTCAGGGCTGGAAGTCCAGGCAGTTCTGTTGA